Proteins encoded within one genomic window of Haematobia irritans isolate KBUSLIRL chromosome 5, ASM5000362v1, whole genome shotgun sequence:
- the Rap2l gene encoding ras-associated protein 2-like: MREFKVVVLGSGGVGKSALTVQFVSGCFIEKYDPTIEDFYRKEIEVDSSPCVLEILDTAGTEQFASMRDLYIKNGHGFIVMYSLTNHQTFQDISSMKNVITRVKGSQPAPILLVANKLDLDCQREVSTAEGNALAQLWECPFIEASAKDRINVNEVFATIVREMNMTQDKRQKKSYCCCALL; the protein is encoded by the exons aTGCGTGAATTTAAAGTTGTCGTTCTGGGGTCTGGAGGTGTTGGCAAATCAGCTTTAACAGTGCAGTTTGTTTCcggttgttttatagaaaaatacgaTCCTACAATAGAAGATTTCTATCGCAAAGAAATTGAG gTCGACAGTTCACCATGTGTTCTAGAAATCTTAGATACAGCGGGCACAGAGCAATTTGCCTCAATGAgagatttatatataaaaaatggtcACGGTTTTATTGTCATGTACTCACTTACAAATCATCAAACATTTCag gatatttCCAGCATGAAAAATGTTATAACACGAGTTAAGGGCAGCCAACCGGCACCGATATTACTAGTCGCCAATAAATTAGATTTAGATTGCCAAAGAGAAGTATCAACCGCCGAAG GTAATGCGCTTGCACAACTCTGGGAATGTCCTTTTATTGAAGCATCTGCTAAAGATCGTATTAATGTTAATGAAGTATTTGCAACAATAGTGCGTGAAATGAATATGACCCAGGATAAAAgacagaaaaaaagttattgttgttgtgcTCTTTTATAG